In Effusibacillus lacus, the following are encoded in one genomic region:
- the yycI gene encoding two-component system regulatory protein YycI, which yields MDWSRAKTYLILTFLLLDLVLGYQYWKMRTEQASYVQSFAEQLAEVRDQLASQNWELRTDPPKQTPELGFLQVRYLATPEKEWEKRIGEVDTLQYKGPGRVSVGVSSLNLTVPMEEEKGGDKLLSQLAAKIWPKEVYQYDRKIQDGKGSGSLLYLQVHNGYPFFSAPLEVIVQNGKVMRYHQVALDVTGEGGSKKQVISAIHALRSLSEKMDKSEKRTDNRVIHEIRLGYYSRPFNADEWYLIPMWRILSDREVFYVNAFTGEVELAR from the coding sequence GTGGACTGGAGCCGTGCGAAGACTTATCTCATCTTGACATTTCTGCTTCTGGATCTCGTCCTGGGGTATCAGTACTGGAAAATGAGGACCGAGCAGGCAAGCTATGTTCAGTCCTTTGCCGAACAACTGGCCGAGGTCCGGGACCAACTGGCCTCCCAGAATTGGGAGCTTCGCACCGACCCTCCCAAGCAAACTCCAGAGTTGGGGTTCCTGCAGGTTCGCTATCTTGCGACTCCGGAGAAAGAGTGGGAAAAGCGTATCGGGGAAGTGGACACTCTTCAGTATAAAGGTCCGGGGCGAGTAAGCGTTGGAGTGTCGAGTCTGAATCTGACTGTCCCAATGGAAGAGGAGAAGGGGGGCGACAAATTGCTTTCCCAGCTTGCTGCCAAGATCTGGCCGAAGGAAGTTTACCAATATGACCGGAAAATCCAGGACGGAAAAGGTTCCGGGTCCCTCCTCTATCTTCAGGTCCATAACGGATACCCGTTTTTCTCCGCCCCATTGGAAGTGATTGTACAGAACGGCAAAGTGATGCGCTATCATCAGGTGGCATTGGACGTAACAGGCGAAGGCGGCAGCAAAAAACAGGTGATATCGGCCATTCACGCTCTGCGATCCCTGTCCGAGAAGATGGACAAATCGGAGAAGAGAACCGATAATAGGGTCATACATGAGATCCGTCTGGGATATTACAGCCGGCCGTTCAACGCGGACGAGTGGTACCTGATTCCCATGTGGCGGATTCTCAGCGATCGGGAAGTTTTCTATGTGAATGCTTTTACCGGTGAAGTGGAACTGGCGAGATGA
- the yycH gene encoding two-component system activity regulator YycH, with amino-acid sequence MHKRMESFKTGLLAFLVTLSIVLSVGLWNNTPVFESLDQGGFLPNPAFGIGRSAEEMLLPVRIQARLEDKTYRIAGPFTDLYEKAWNELRMSAVREMEAVVFPEPMNQGIRTGPYLEFEFGFALNEEQVSQILKLLETNRIQMKVTSITVYRDTAGVGYIVFMNDSQPLFRGKLGSQTRLFDQLAQWGSLPKYVEQPGNPKSFLVLNEKTKIPVIRGEWATLPADSLGRTFFVDPTLTRRIQERDGSLIVTDGNRTVQITSRTIRYTNTLPFDKQSKTANMDNSFQRAVAFINEHGGMQGDYIGRLHASWGEDSRQYLFTEYRNGIPVLPRDTGIQVDLKGNEVMEMQRNIRYIGAETKEETVEILPPPAAAREGAIDIFLAYAVQEEGRQVRLQPVWVVQHEKLPIRLLDARTGKNWQERGE; translated from the coding sequence ATGCACAAACGTATGGAATCTTTCAAAACCGGTTTGCTTGCTTTTCTTGTAACACTGTCAATCGTGTTGTCGGTTGGCCTATGGAACAATACGCCTGTGTTTGAATCCCTTGATCAGGGAGGTTTTCTTCCCAATCCTGCATTTGGCATTGGCAGAAGTGCGGAAGAAATGCTCCTTCCGGTCCGGATTCAGGCTCGTCTTGAGGACAAGACCTACCGGATTGCAGGCCCCTTTACCGATCTCTATGAAAAGGCATGGAACGAACTGCGGATGTCAGCCGTACGGGAAATGGAAGCGGTCGTCTTTCCGGAACCGATGAACCAAGGGATTCGTACGGGCCCGTATCTGGAATTTGAATTCGGGTTTGCCCTGAATGAAGAGCAAGTCTCGCAAATTCTGAAACTGTTGGAAACCAACCGCATCCAGATGAAAGTGACATCCATTACGGTCTATCGGGACACAGCCGGGGTTGGCTATATCGTCTTTATGAACGATTCACAGCCCCTGTTTCGCGGAAAACTGGGGAGCCAGACCCGACTGTTCGACCAACTGGCCCAATGGGGCAGTCTGCCGAAATATGTGGAGCAGCCTGGCAACCCAAAATCGTTTCTTGTCTTAAATGAGAAAACCAAGATTCCGGTGATCAGAGGCGAATGGGCAACACTTCCGGCGGATTCCCTGGGGCGGACCTTCTTTGTCGATCCCACTCTTACCCGGAGAATCCAGGAGCGGGACGGGTCGCTGATTGTCACGGACGGAAACCGGACGGTCCAAATCACCTCCAGGACCATCCGGTACACCAATACGCTGCCCTTTGACAAACAATCGAAAACAGCCAACATGGACAATTCCTTTCAACGGGCGGTAGCGTTCATAAACGAGCACGGTGGCATGCAGGGCGATTATATCGGCCGTCTGCATGCCAGTTGGGGCGAGGACAGCCGGCAATATCTGTTCACCGAGTATCGAAACGGAATACCGGTGCTTCCCCGCGATACGGGAATTCAAGTGGATCTAAAGGGCAATGAGGTCATGGAAATGCAGCGCAACATTCGGTACATCGGGGCGGAAACAAAGGAAGAGACCGTGGAGATCTTGCCTCCTCCCGCTGCAGCAAGGGAAGGTGCCATTGACATCTTCCTGGCATATGCAGTCCAGGAAGAGGGGAGACAGGTCCGGCTGCAACCCGTATGGGTGGTGCAGCACGAGAAGCTTCCGATAAGGCTGCTGGATGCCCGGACCGGCAAGAACTGGCAGGAAAGGGGAGAGTGA
- a CDS encoding ATP-binding protein has product MFRSIRGKLVLIYLLLILFAMQLIGVYFIRSVNSYFLGNFSTTINTQARFLSAQLQRYMEKDMTPETIKDIDNLITSFASESEVYVLNKNGTILATSGDKSTIGQKRLRTEVTRALLGSKDEVIREDAQSGQRYTFLAIPIKNETEVIGAVYMVAPMSKIYKTIKELNMMFYTGLLIALVLTAILGVALARTITNPIVEITKKAKAMARGDFNQVVQVRNDDEIGQLGETFNYLVYRLKGALDENEQEREKLEAILTHLSDGVIAVDSSNQIVLINPAAKQLLGCEDDPVGLPITQLLMMEEDPNTPLPLMAGREMHFRGPKGSILQAYASPIRGEKGTTRFVIVIRDITEKEREEQARRDFVANVSHEIRTPLTTIKSYLEALNDGAAEEPVLRTRFLQVIQNETERMVRMVTELLQLSRLDAGKMQWTFQNINLVQILDDVADRFAFQCRQQEISMFVEAPSTLPLVAADPDKLDQVLDNLVTNAIKHTPAQGIIRLVATAKQELIEVKVIDSGIGIPAKDLPRIFERFYRVDKARSRKLGGTGLGLSIAKQIIEAHGGSIWIESVVDKGTTVTFTLPRVKEGAA; this is encoded by the coding sequence TTGTTCCGAAGCATTCGCGGGAAACTGGTGTTGATCTACTTGCTGTTGATCCTGTTTGCGATGCAATTGATCGGGGTATATTTCATCCGGTCGGTGAACTCCTATTTCCTTGGAAATTTTTCGACAACCATCAACACACAGGCCCGATTCCTGTCTGCACAGCTGCAGCGTTATATGGAGAAAGACATGACTCCGGAGACGATAAAAGATATTGACAACCTGATCACTTCCTTTGCCTCGGAATCGGAGGTCTATGTCCTGAACAAAAACGGAACGATTCTGGCCACTTCCGGTGACAAGTCAACCATTGGTCAAAAACGTTTGCGGACAGAAGTGACCCGGGCTCTGCTGGGCAGCAAGGACGAAGTGATTCGGGAAGATGCGCAATCAGGCCAACGGTACACGTTTCTGGCCATCCCGATCAAGAACGAAACGGAAGTGATCGGAGCCGTCTACATGGTGGCTCCCATGAGCAAAATCTATAAGACCATCAAGGAACTCAACATGATGTTTTACACCGGTCTTCTGATTGCTCTTGTGTTAACCGCCATCCTGGGGGTCGCATTGGCCCGCACCATCACAAACCCTATCGTGGAGATCACGAAGAAAGCAAAAGCGATGGCAAGGGGAGACTTCAATCAGGTGGTGCAGGTACGAAACGATGATGAGATCGGGCAATTGGGGGAGACGTTCAACTACCTGGTGTACCGGTTAAAAGGGGCGCTTGATGAGAACGAACAGGAACGGGAGAAACTGGAGGCGATCCTGACGCACCTGAGTGATGGGGTGATTGCAGTGGATTCCTCCAATCAAATCGTCCTGATCAATCCGGCTGCCAAGCAACTGCTCGGATGCGAGGACGATCCGGTAGGTCTTCCGATTACCCAATTGTTAATGATGGAAGAAGATCCGAATACCCCCCTGCCGCTAATGGCCGGACGGGAGATGCACTTTCGCGGACCCAAAGGAAGCATTCTCCAGGCGTATGCGTCCCCTATCCGGGGAGAGAAAGGAACTACCCGCTTTGTCATTGTGATCCGGGACATCACAGAGAAAGAACGGGAAGAACAGGCACGCCGCGATTTTGTTGCCAATGTGTCCCACGAGATCCGGACACCGCTTACCACCATCAAAAGTTACCTGGAAGCTCTTAACGATGGAGCTGCCGAGGAACCTGTCCTGCGGACAAGGTTCCTGCAGGTGATTCAAAACGAGACGGAGCGAATGGTGCGCATGGTCACCGAATTGTTGCAGCTGTCCCGGCTGGATGCGGGCAAGATGCAGTGGACGTTTCAAAATATCAATCTGGTACAGATCCTTGATGATGTGGCCGACCGGTTTGCGTTTCAATGTCGCCAGCAGGAGATTTCCATGTTTGTGGAGGCACCCTCCACACTTCCCTTGGTGGCGGCAGATCCGGACAAATTGGACCAGGTGCTTGACAACCTGGTGACAAACGCGATCAAACACACACCTGCTCAAGGCATTATCCGGCTGGTCGCAACTGCCAAACAGGAGCTGATCGAAGTAAAGGTAATAGATTCCGGCATTGGAATCCCCGCAAAGGATCTCCCCCGGATCTTTGAGCGTTTCTATCGGGTCGACAAAGCCCGTTCGAGAAAATTGGGCGGTACCGGTTTGGGACTCTCCATTGCCAAACAGATCATAGAGGCTCACGGCGGAAGCATCTGGATCGAAAGTGTGGTCGACAAGGGAACAACTGTTACCTTTACCCTTCCCCGTGTGAAGGAGGGGGCCGCTTAA
- the yycF gene encoding response regulator YycF has translation MNHKILVVEDELPIADILKFTLEKEGYEVCLANDGEEAVELANAEKPDLILLDVMLPKKDGFQICQEIRSFLDVPIIFLTARDSEIDKVLGLEIGADDYVTKPFSSRELVARVKANLRRQYAEPIAFTKPRYTIGELVIDTSTYQVYKKEELVDLTHREFELLAYLARFPGKVMTREHLLHEVWGFDYLGDIRTVDVTIRRLREKIETDPSNPEYILTRRGVGYCMRR, from the coding sequence GTGAATCACAAAATTCTGGTGGTGGAAGACGAACTGCCGATTGCTGATATATTGAAGTTTACTTTGGAAAAAGAGGGCTACGAGGTATGTCTTGCCAATGACGGAGAAGAAGCGGTAGAACTGGCCAACGCCGAGAAACCGGACCTGATTTTGCTGGACGTGATGCTGCCCAAGAAAGATGGTTTTCAGATCTGCCAGGAGATCCGTTCCTTTCTGGATGTGCCGATCATCTTCCTGACAGCGCGGGATTCAGAGATTGACAAAGTACTCGGTCTGGAGATAGGGGCGGACGATTATGTCACGAAGCCCTTCTCTTCCAGGGAACTCGTGGCCCGTGTGAAAGCCAACCTGCGCCGGCAATATGCAGAACCCATTGCCTTCACCAAGCCTCGCTATACTATTGGGGAATTGGTGATCGACACCTCCACCTATCAGGTGTACAAGAAAGAAGAACTTGTAGACCTGACCCACAGGGAGTTTGAACTGCTGGCCTACCTGGCCCGTTTCCCGGGGAAAGTGATGACCCGGGAACATTTGCTGCATGAAGTGTGGGGATTTGATTACCTGGGCGATATCCGGACAGTGGATGTGACCATCCGGCGATTGCGGGAAAAAATCGAGACGGACCCCAGCAATCCCGAGTACATTCTAACCCGCCGCGGGGTCGGATATTGTATGAGGAGGTAG
- a CDS encoding AMP-dependent synthetase/ligase: MNLVEMLHEAVRANPSKECLRNKQDGQWHSITYAEFWNEIQYFAIGLKSLGVKEGDKVGLLSNNCPQWAISDYAVLSLGAVVTPIYPTLPSPQVEFILRNADVEYLIVQDQTQLGKILQIWPDKLKCAILIQPETDCADECADRILPFKDVLKLGMKQEGTLGRPDYAAIPESQLATIVHTSGTSGTPKGVMLSHSNITSNIRASLSCLPIHPTDIALSYLPLSHIFERTVGQYAILSSGATIAYAESIETIQVNLQEIRPTVFCTVPRLLEKVYARIHGRVEQSPKLIRKVLERGLANETRSGLAYRIVDRLIYEKVRQGLGGNLRFIVSGGAGLAADISEFFGKAGIDCYEGYGMTEASPVICTNPFGKLRRGTVGVPIPGVEIKLAEDGELLVRGPNVMMGYYKNPEETAKTITPDGWLQTGDIAEIDNGYVKIVDRKKNIIVLATGKNVAPWPVENSISLSPYISQTVLIGDKRQYVTCLIVPDFLALKSVADELQLGDDQGKWVSHPKIRELLRQEVIKYSEPFADFEKPKRAVILSNELTLEGEELTPTMKVRNKTVLQKYGHLIEEMYNGTNYVPIQDGQGHTHPSHDTGHLQI, encoded by the coding sequence ATGAATCTTGTGGAAATGCTGCATGAGGCAGTCAGAGCCAATCCAAGCAAGGAATGTCTCCGAAACAAGCAAGATGGACAATGGCACTCCATTACCTATGCCGAATTTTGGAATGAGATTCAATACTTCGCGATCGGACTAAAATCGCTTGGGGTCAAAGAGGGCGATAAAGTGGGTCTTCTCTCCAACAATTGCCCGCAATGGGCCATCAGTGACTATGCTGTTCTGTCATTGGGTGCGGTGGTGACTCCCATCTACCCGACACTGCCTTCACCTCAGGTTGAGTTTATTCTGCGAAATGCCGACGTGGAATATTTAATAGTGCAGGACCAGACACAACTTGGCAAAATTCTTCAAATCTGGCCCGATAAACTGAAATGCGCAATTCTTATTCAACCGGAAACAGACTGTGCAGATGAGTGTGCCGACCGCATCTTACCCTTCAAGGACGTGCTGAAGCTTGGCATGAAGCAGGAGGGCACTCTGGGCCGACCTGATTATGCCGCCATCCCGGAAAGCCAGTTGGCGACAATCGTACACACCTCAGGCACTTCCGGAACTCCCAAGGGCGTCATGCTTTCCCACTCCAACATCACTTCCAACATCCGCGCCAGCTTGTCCTGCTTACCCATTCATCCGACTGATATCGCTTTGTCCTATCTTCCTTTATCCCACATTTTCGAACGAACCGTCGGCCAGTACGCCATCTTATCATCGGGGGCAACCATTGCCTATGCCGAAAGCATCGAAACCATTCAAGTCAATCTGCAGGAGATACGTCCCACTGTATTCTGCACCGTCCCCAGATTACTGGAAAAAGTCTATGCCCGTATCCACGGAAGAGTGGAACAATCCCCGAAGCTGATAAGGAAGGTACTGGAACGGGGTCTGGCCAATGAAACACGCTCAGGGTTGGCCTATCGAATCGTGGACCGGCTCATTTATGAAAAAGTAAGACAAGGCTTGGGCGGAAATCTCCGATTCATCGTGTCAGGCGGTGCCGGGTTGGCGGCCGACATCTCCGAATTCTTCGGGAAGGCGGGCATTGATTGTTATGAAGGGTATGGAATGACGGAGGCATCCCCCGTTATATGCACGAACCCGTTTGGCAAGCTGCGTAGAGGAACGGTAGGAGTCCCCATTCCCGGAGTGGAAATCAAATTGGCGGAAGATGGGGAACTGTTGGTGAGAGGACCAAACGTCATGATGGGCTATTACAAGAATCCGGAAGAAACCGCCAAGACGATTACCCCGGACGGTTGGCTGCAAACGGGAGACATCGCCGAAATCGACAATGGGTACGTAAAGATTGTGGATCGCAAAAAAAACATCATCGTTCTGGCCACCGGAAAAAATGTGGCTCCATGGCCGGTGGAAAACTCCATATCCCTTAGCCCTTACATCTCACAGACCGTTTTGATCGGAGATAAAAGACAATATGTCACCTGCTTGATCGTTCCCGACTTTCTCGCCTTAAAATCCGTCGCGGATGAACTGCAACTGGGAGACGATCAAGGCAAATGGGTAAGCCATCCGAAGATCCGGGAGCTGCTTCGCCAGGAAGTGATTAAGTATTCGGAGCCGTTTGCTGACTTCGAGAAACCCAAACGGGCGGTCATTCTGTCGAACGAGTTGACACTGGAGGGGGAGGAACTGACTCCCACGATGAAGGTTCGCAACAAGACGGTTCTGCAAAAATATGGCCATCTGATCGAAGAAATGTACAACGGAACCAACTATGTCCCCATCCAGGACGGACAGGGACACACACATCCCAGCCATGACACCGGCCATCTGCAAATCTAA
- a CDS encoding adenylosuccinate synthase, translating into MATLVVVGTQWGDEGKGKITDFLAEKAGVVARYQGGNNAGHTISIQGKEFKLHLIPSGIFYPEKICVIGNGMVVNPKALVDELTYLKNNGVSADNLRISDRAHVVMPYHIKLDELEEESKGSNKIGTTRKGIGPAYMDKAARVGIRIIDLLDPEEFAAKLKRNLEEKNRVFDKLYGAEGFDYEAVYREYLGYAEVIRPYVTDTSVVLNEAIDAGKDVLFEGAQASMLDIDQGTYPYVTSSNPVAGGVCIGAGVGPTKIDKVIGVVKAYSTRVGDGPFPTELLDETGQFIRETGREYGTTTGRPRRVGWFDSLVVRHARRVSGLDGMAITRLDILTGLKELKICTAYRHNGEILKEFPTSLKVLAKCEPVYETLPGWDEDITGVRSYEDLPANTRAYIEKIAEVTGVPLAIFSIGPNREQTVPVTDIY; encoded by the coding sequence ATGGCAACCTTAGTGGTTGTAGGTACCCAGTGGGGCGATGAAGGAAAAGGCAAAATTACCGACTTTTTGGCGGAAAAGGCGGGAGTGGTTGCCCGTTACCAAGGGGGAAACAACGCCGGTCATACCATCTCGATTCAGGGCAAGGAATTTAAGCTTCACCTCATTCCATCCGGTATTTTTTATCCTGAAAAAATCTGCGTGATCGGCAACGGCATGGTCGTCAATCCGAAAGCGCTGGTGGATGAACTTACATATTTGAAGAACAACGGGGTGTCTGCGGACAACCTGCGTATTTCAGATCGGGCGCATGTTGTGATGCCTTATCATATCAAACTGGACGAACTGGAAGAAGAAAGCAAAGGCAGCAACAAAATCGGCACCACCAGAAAAGGGATCGGTCCCGCATACATGGACAAAGCTGCCAGGGTGGGTATCCGCATAATTGATCTGCTGGATCCGGAAGAGTTCGCAGCCAAATTGAAGCGCAATCTGGAAGAGAAAAATCGTGTGTTCGATAAGCTTTACGGAGCGGAAGGGTTTGACTACGAAGCGGTTTACCGGGAGTACCTGGGATATGCGGAAGTGATACGCCCCTATGTGACCGACACCTCCGTTGTGTTGAACGAAGCGATTGATGCAGGCAAAGACGTGCTGTTTGAAGGTGCGCAAGCGTCGATGCTTGATATCGATCAGGGAACCTACCCTTACGTTACATCATCAAATCCGGTTGCCGGCGGCGTTTGCATCGGGGCTGGTGTTGGTCCTACCAAGATTGATAAGGTTATCGGTGTGGTAAAAGCATATAGTACCCGTGTAGGAGACGGCCCGTTCCCAACGGAACTGCTGGATGAGACCGGGCAATTCATCCGGGAGACGGGACGCGAATACGGTACCACCACCGGACGTCCGCGCCGTGTCGGATGGTTTGACTCGCTGGTTGTCCGGCACGCTCGCCGAGTTTCGGGCCTTGATGGAATGGCCATCACCCGACTGGATATCCTGACGGGACTGAAGGAACTGAAGATTTGTACCGCATACAGGCACAACGGGGAGATCCTGAAGGAGTTTCCGACAAGTCTGAAAGTGTTGGCCAAGTGTGAGCCGGTCTATGAAACGCTGCCGGGATGGGACGAAGATATTACGGGAGTTCGTTCCTACGAAGATCTTCCGGCCAATACCCGTGCGTATATTGAAAAAATAGCCGAAGTGACCGGTGTTCCGTTGGCGATTTTCTCGATTGGTCCCAACCGGGAACAGACAGTTCCTGTAACCGATATTTACTGA
- the dnaB gene encoding replicative DNA helicase: protein MDDKLMERVPPQNIEAEQAVLGAVLIEPDTLMTVTEILKPEDFYRSSHQKIFESMIEVAERGEPVDIVTLTAHLQNLGVIEEVGGVSYLATLANTVPTAANADYYAAIVKEKAVVRRLIRVATQIAASGYEGTDDVVGLIDDAERRIAELTNEKIARGFTPIKDILLATFERIEFLFSNKGGVTGVPTGYPDLDRITSGFQKSDLIIVAARPSVGKTAFSLNIAQNVAVRSKVPVAIFSLEMSKEQLVQRILCAEATIDAGKMRTGYLDDDDWPKLTMAVSTLAEAPIFIDDTPGITVADIRSKCRRLQQEHGLGMILIDYLQLIQGRGKGDNRQQEISEISRTLKLIARELNVPVIALSQLSRSVEQRQDKRPMLSDLRESGSIEQDADIVAFLYRDDYYDPDSEKKNIIEILIAKQRNGPTGKVELVFLKNFNKFVSLEREAAGV, encoded by the coding sequence ATGGATGACAAACTGATGGAGCGGGTGCCTCCGCAGAATATTGAAGCGGAACAGGCGGTCCTGGGCGCGGTTCTGATTGAACCGGACACGCTCATGACCGTGACCGAAATCCTGAAGCCGGAAGATTTCTACCGGTCGAGCCACCAGAAGATCTTTGAAAGCATGATCGAAGTGGCGGAGCGGGGAGAACCGGTTGACATTGTAACCCTGACTGCCCATCTGCAGAATCTGGGTGTGATTGAAGAAGTCGGTGGCGTTTCCTATCTGGCTACATTGGCCAATACGGTACCTACTGCTGCCAACGCGGATTACTATGCGGCCATCGTCAAGGAGAAAGCGGTCGTTCGACGCTTGATCAGGGTGGCTACTCAAATTGCCGCTTCCGGTTATGAAGGAACGGACGATGTGGTGGGCTTGATCGATGATGCGGAGCGCCGCATTGCGGAGTTGACCAATGAGAAGATCGCCCGCGGGTTTACCCCGATCAAGGACATCCTGCTCGCCACATTTGAACGGATTGAATTCCTCTTTTCCAACAAGGGGGGAGTCACGGGGGTTCCGACCGGGTACCCGGATCTGGACCGGATTACTTCCGGGTTCCAGAAATCGGATCTGATTATCGTGGCAGCCCGTCCGTCTGTGGGGAAGACCGCCTTTTCCCTGAATATTGCCCAGAATGTGGCTGTTCGCTCCAAGGTGCCCGTAGCCATCTTCTCCCTCGAGATGTCCAAGGAACAGCTGGTTCAGCGGATCCTCTGTGCGGAAGCCACCATTGACGCGGGGAAAATGCGGACCGGGTATTTGGATGACGACGATTGGCCGAAATTGACCATGGCAGTAAGCACATTGGCAGAAGCGCCGATTTTTATTGACGATACGCCAGGCATCACGGTGGCGGACATACGTTCCAAATGCCGGAGACTGCAGCAGGAACATGGGCTCGGGATGATTCTGATTGACTACCTGCAGTTGATCCAGGGAAGAGGCAAGGGAGACAACCGGCAGCAGGAGATCTCCGAAATCTCCCGGACGCTGAAGCTGATTGCCCGTGAATTGAACGTGCCGGTGATCGCCTTATCGCAGCTCAGCCGTTCGGTCGAGCAGCGCCAGGACAAACGACCGATGCTGTCCGACCTGAGGGAATCGGGCTCCATCGAACAGGATGCCGATATTGTGGCCTTTCTGTACCGGGACGATTACTACGACCCGGATTCGGAGAAAAAGAACATTATCGAGATTCTGATCGCTAAGCAGAGAAACGGCCCGACGGGCAAAGTGGAGTTGGTGTTCCTGAAGAATTTCAACAAATTCGTCTCCCTCGAGCGGGAAGCTGCTGGGGTCTGA